Proteins encoded in a region of the Triticum dicoccoides isolate Atlit2015 ecotype Zavitan chromosome 3A, WEW_v2.0, whole genome shotgun sequence genome:
- the LOC119267408 gene encoding probable carboxylesterase 15 yields MPGDTAPHVVEDLLGIVQILSDGSVVRGDESVLGPKEPFPDVPGVEWKDVLYHAAHGLRVRVYRPASASSVAGGAKLPVLVYFHGGGYCLGSFAQPTFHAFCLRAAAELPAVVLSVQYRLAPEHRLPAAIEDGAAFLSWLRGQAELGAGAEPWLAESADFARTFISGVSAGANLAHHLTVQVATARLPVSPVRVVGYVLLSAFFGGAERTASEADTTTDVSLPVEICEQLWHMSLPVGASRDHPVANPFGPESPSLAPVELPPALVVAPLGDVLRVRVLGYEARLKDMGKDVELVEFEGQQHGFSVLQPFGEAADELMRVVRRFVYQCDTPAVR; encoded by the coding sequence ATGCCCGGCGACACGGCACCGCACGTCGTGGAGGATCTCCTCGGCATCGTCCAGATCCTCAGCGACGGCTCCGTCGTCCGCGGCGACGAGTCCGTCCTCGGCCCAAAGGAGCCGTTCCCGGACGTCCCCGGCGTGGAGTGGAAGGACGTATTGTACCACGCGGCGCACGGCCTTCGCGTCCGCGTCTACAGGCCGGCGTCCGCGTCGTCGGTGGCCGGCGGCGCCAAGCTCCCGGTGCTGGTGTACTTCCACGGCGGCGGCTACTGCCTCGGCTCCTTCGCGCAGCCGACCTTCCACGCGTTCTGCCtccgcgccgccgcggagctcccGGCCGTCGTGCTGTCCGTGCAGTACCGCCTCGCCCCCGAGCACCGCCTCCCCGCGGCCATCGAGGACGGCGCGGCTTTCCTCTCCTGGCTGCGCGGCCAGGCCGAGCTCGGCGCTGGCGCCGAGCCGTGGCTCGCGGAGTCGGCGGACTTCGCCCGGACCTTCATCTCCGGCGTGTCGGCGGGCGCCAACCTGGCCCACCACCTCACCGTCCAGGTCGCCACGGCGCGGCTCCCGGTCAGCCCCGTGCGCGTCGTCGGGTACGTACTCCTCTCCGCCTTCTTCGGCGGCGCCGAGCGCACGGCGTCGGAGGCCGACACGACGACGGACGTGTCCCTGCCTGTGGAGATATGCGAGCAGCTCTGGCACATGTCGCTTCCGGTCGGGGCGAGCAGGGACCACCCGGTGGCGAATCCGTTCGGGCCGGAGAGCCCCAGCCTCGCGCCGGTGGAGCTCCCGCCGGCTCTTGTGGTGGCGCCGTTGGGCGACGTGCTCCGTGTCCGCGTGCTGGGGTACGAGGCGAGGCTCAAGGACATGGGGAAAGACGTCGAGCTAGTCGAGTTCGAGGGACAGCAGCATGGCTTCTCCGTCCTTCAGCCGTTCGGCGAGGCGGCCGACGAGCTGATGCGAGTCGTCAGGCGGTTCGTGTACCAATGTGACACGCCCGCTGTGCGCTGA